A stretch of Spirosoma oryzicola DNA encodes these proteins:
- a CDS encoding DUF5690 family protein — MRFLRNPTAFVVFGATAAFCTYACMYAFRRGITAVTFEGMVFAGVSYKIWLVTAQVFGYAVSKGIGVKVVSEMSPGRRATNILLFVVVALLALLGFALVPAPWNIVFLFLNGLPLGMVYGTMLGFLEGRRQTDALVAGLTASFIFASGFVKTVALTIKADWGVSEFWLPFVTGSLFVLPMLISIYALTLLPPPTDEDRALRTERRPMDAAERQLFVGNFRLGLILLIASYVLLSAFRDFRDNFGPEILKDAGVSNPSIFAKTETLVAVGILIVMGLLQRVTDNFKAFTLLNGLMLTGGALVGLSTYAYSIGVLSPGNWFLLTGLGLYMAYVPCNGLYFERLIASFRYVSTVGFIVTLADWYGYLGSVGVLLYKNFGHANISYREFFMAGAYIMAAFYVVLVIASFIYFKRRYGQTEKLVAVPEF; from the coding sequence ATGCGTTTTCTTCGTAATCCCACTGCCTTCGTTGTTTTCGGGGCAACAGCCGCTTTTTGTACCTATGCCTGTATGTATGCGTTCCGCCGGGGCATCACCGCCGTTACGTTCGAAGGGATGGTTTTTGCCGGGGTGAGCTACAAAATTTGGCTGGTGACGGCGCAGGTATTTGGTTATGCTGTATCGAAGGGAATCGGTGTAAAGGTTGTTTCAGAAATGTCGCCGGGCCGCCGGGCAACCAACATTCTGCTGTTCGTTGTCGTAGCGTTATTGGCGCTGCTGGGCTTTGCTCTTGTACCGGCTCCGTGGAATATTGTTTTCCTGTTCCTCAATGGCTTGCCGCTGGGCATGGTCTACGGTACGATGCTGGGCTTTCTGGAAGGGCGTCGGCAAACCGATGCGCTCGTCGCGGGTCTGACCGCTTCGTTCATCTTCGCGTCGGGTTTTGTCAAAACGGTTGCGTTAACCATCAAGGCGGATTGGGGCGTGTCAGAATTCTGGTTACCGTTCGTGACTGGTTCGTTGTTTGTCCTGCCGATGCTCATCTCCATTTATGCGCTAACGCTGCTGCCGCCACCTACGGACGAAGACCGTGCTCTGCGTACGGAACGCAGGCCTATGGATGCCGCCGAACGACAGTTGTTTGTGGGTAATTTCAGGCTGGGGTTGATATTGCTCATTGCTTCGTACGTACTCTTATCTGCCTTTCGCGATTTTCGCGACAATTTCGGTCCCGAAATCCTTAAAGACGCGGGTGTATCCAATCCATCGATTTTCGCTAAAACCGAAACGCTGGTAGCGGTTGGTATTCTGATCGTGATGGGGTTGCTTCAGCGCGTAACGGACAATTTCAAGGCGTTTACCTTGCTCAACGGCTTGATGCTGACGGGCGGTGCGCTGGTTGGTCTAAGCACTTACGCTTACTCAATCGGTGTGTTATCGCCCGGAAACTGGTTTCTGCTGACGGGTTTGGGTTTGTACATGGCCTACGTACCTTGCAACGGGCTGTATTTCGAACGGCTGATCGCTTCGTTTCGCTATGTCAGCACCGTCGGTTTCATTGTGACGTTAGCCGACTGGTACGGGTATCTGGGCAGTGTCGGGGTACTGCTGTACAAGAACTTTGGTCATGCTAACATTAGTTATCGGGAGTTTTTTATGGCTGGAGCATACATCATGGCGGCTTTTTATGTGGTGCTGGTCATTGCGTCGTTTATTTACTTCAAACGGCGGTATGGGCAAACAGAAAAGCTGGTGGCCGTACCCGAATTCTGA
- a CDS encoding SusD/RagB family nutrient-binding outer membrane lipoprotein — translation MSLKKYIIPVLAVLTLASCEKPFDQLEQDPNRPTSAPASLVFNGVVNDMYFVGSGGSTGSTAGSSDNSGAWNSAQRYNQFYASNYNYYATNDYAWTTTGLNYTTLKNVVKMEEEAKKAGLPDVNAYSALGKFFRAYFFENMTRRVGDIPMTEALQGLNNQTPNYNTQKEIYVQILNWLDGANADLTSLIAKNDNNLSGDIYFGNSLSKWQKAVNTYKLRVLVNLSRKESDTDLNVKSRFAEVLGNPTKYPVMTSSNDNLQYVYNSQFNKYNRNPDNFGGNATRENMAATYLGTLTSLKDPRTFVVAEPATAKVTAGVKPTDFAAFVGASSGEDLATMASNATQGVYSFINRKHYYSTYTAEPYSIIGYPELQFNIAEAINRGWVSGNAETYYQNGIKASWAFYGITDGANTVYFSADGGYRNFNTYTVNVSFADYYAQSAVKYAGSSTGLNQILTQKYLAFAQNSGLEAFYNQRRTGVPTFLVGPGTGNSQRIPLRWQYPATERSYNTANNTAAIASQYGGNDDINAQMWLLK, via the coding sequence ATGTCCCTGAAGAAATACATTATCCCCGTGCTGGCGGTACTCACGCTAGCAAGCTGCGAAAAACCGTTCGATCAGCTCGAACAAGACCCCAACCGGCCAACAAGTGCTCCTGCATCGCTGGTATTCAACGGCGTCGTTAACGATATGTACTTTGTTGGTTCTGGCGGCAGTACGGGTAGTACTGCTGGTAGCTCGGATAACAGTGGAGCGTGGAATTCAGCCCAACGCTACAATCAATTCTACGCTAGTAATTACAACTACTACGCGACCAATGACTACGCTTGGACGACGACGGGCCTGAACTACACAACGCTGAAAAACGTGGTGAAGATGGAAGAAGAAGCCAAAAAAGCAGGGCTGCCCGATGTCAATGCGTATTCGGCACTGGGCAAGTTCTTCCGGGCCTACTTTTTCGAAAATATGACCCGGCGCGTCGGCGACATTCCGATGACCGAAGCCTTGCAGGGCCTCAACAATCAGACACCGAACTATAACACGCAGAAAGAAATATACGTCCAGATTCTGAACTGGCTCGACGGTGCCAACGCTGATCTGACGTCGTTGATTGCCAAAAACGATAACAACCTGTCGGGCGATATTTACTTCGGTAATAGCTTGAGCAAGTGGCAGAAAGCGGTGAATACCTACAAGCTGCGCGTACTGGTGAACCTGAGCCGCAAAGAGTCGGATACGGACCTGAACGTGAAATCTCGTTTTGCGGAGGTACTCGGCAACCCGACTAAATATCCGGTCATGACCTCGTCAAACGATAACCTGCAATACGTTTACAACAGTCAGTTCAACAAGTACAACCGCAACCCGGACAACTTCGGCGGAAACGCAACCCGCGAGAACATGGCGGCCACGTACCTCGGTACGCTGACGAGCCTGAAAGATCCCCGTACGTTTGTCGTGGCCGAACCCGCTACGGCCAAAGTTACTGCCGGTGTGAAACCGACCGACTTCGCGGCATTCGTGGGCGCATCATCGGGAGAAGATCTGGCGACGATGGCCTCGAACGCAACGCAGGGCGTGTACTCGTTCATCAACCGCAAGCACTACTACAGCACCTACACGGCCGAGCCATATAGTATTATTGGCTACCCCGAATTACAGTTCAACATCGCCGAAGCAATCAATCGGGGCTGGGTATCAGGTAATGCCGAGACGTACTACCAGAATGGTATCAAAGCGTCGTGGGCGTTCTACGGGATCACCGACGGTGCCAACACCGTTTATTTCTCGGCCGACGGTGGGTATCGCAACTTCAATACCTACACAGTCAATGTCAGCTTCGCCGATTATTACGCACAGTCGGCAGTGAAGTATGCGGGCAGTTCGACGGGCCTGAATCAGATTCTGACGCAGAAGTACCTGGCTTTCGCCCAGAACTCGGGTCTGGAAGCATTCTACAACCAGCGCCGGACGGGCGTGCCTACCTTCCTGGTCGGCCCCGGTACGGGAAACAGTCAGCGGATTCCACTGCGCTGGCAGTATCCGGCGACCGAGCGTTCGTACAATACCGCCAATAATACGGCCGCCATTGCCAGTCAATACGGTGGTAATGACGATATTAACGCCCAGATGTGGCTATTGAAGTAA
- the nadE gene encoding NAD(+) synthase: protein MKLLKVAAGVLNQTPLAWEHNKQNIINAIEEAKRQNVSLLCLTELCISGYGCEDAFYAQNTIDQSIASLLEIVEHTNDIVVAVGLPLRHNNRTFDVACLIANRRILGFTAKQYMANNGLHYETRWFQPWPPFVRDEIKIGDFTYPFGDVVYDLSGVRIGFEICEDAWVASRPGRNLYERGIDIILNPTASHFAFLKSQVRERFVVDASRSFGVSYIYSNMLGNEAGRVIYDGDAMVASNGELLVSGARLSYEDFLIVPAVIDIDVTRLNQAQNRANIALAFPNLRVTDRFDWPEVTPVVQRAELEAWERGGYLKEEEFARAVALGLFDYLRKSRSQGYVLSLSGGADSSAIAATVFLMIRMAVENIGIDGVKKKLGYIKAIQDCTTSEEIIGKLLTVMYQGTENSSDDTFNSAKELADDIGATFMNININGLVDTYRGLIEEQLGRKLSWDTDDIALQNIQARVRAPSIWMLANLNNALLLSTSNRSEAAVGYATMDGDTAGSISPITGIDKHFLRGWLRWLETVGLNVKNDWTPADRTGSSTNDSASDQLIKVQGLHAVNNLQPTAELRPLDKKQTDEQDLMPYDVLNSIEEAAIRDKKPPVDVLKMIEVRYAGQHDRELLLVWVERFFRLWSRNQWKRERYAPSFHLDDHNLDPRSWLRFPILSGGFERELAEMREWAAGQDRNSRKGKIGF from the coding sequence ATGAAACTCTTAAAAGTAGCAGCCGGGGTGCTGAATCAGACACCACTAGCGTGGGAGCACAATAAACAGAATATAATCAACGCGATTGAGGAAGCCAAAAGGCAGAATGTCAGTCTGCTGTGTCTGACGGAGCTTTGTATTTCGGGGTACGGATGCGAAGACGCGTTTTATGCCCAAAATACCATCGACCAATCCATTGCGTCTTTATTGGAGATTGTCGAGCATACCAACGACATTGTGGTAGCCGTGGGCCTACCCCTTCGCCATAACAACCGTACGTTCGATGTCGCTTGTCTGATTGCCAACCGACGTATTCTTGGCTTTACGGCCAAACAGTACATGGCTAACAATGGGTTACATTACGAAACGCGCTGGTTTCAGCCTTGGCCGCCTTTTGTCCGTGACGAGATTAAGATCGGTGATTTTACGTATCCGTTCGGTGATGTTGTCTACGACTTGTCGGGGGTTCGGATTGGTTTTGAAATTTGCGAAGACGCTTGGGTCGCTAGTCGGCCCGGCCGAAACCTCTACGAGCGGGGTATCGATATTATTCTGAACCCAACCGCCAGCCACTTTGCTTTCCTGAAATCGCAGGTTCGCGAACGGTTTGTGGTTGACGCATCGCGTTCGTTCGGGGTGAGTTATATCTACAGCAACATGCTGGGCAACGAAGCAGGCCGGGTTATTTACGACGGTGATGCGATGGTTGCTTCAAACGGCGAACTACTGGTGTCGGGCGCTCGCTTGAGCTACGAAGATTTTCTGATCGTACCGGCAGTAATCGATATTGACGTAACGCGATTAAACCAGGCTCAGAATCGGGCCAACATTGCCCTTGCTTTTCCGAACCTGCGGGTTACGGACCGGTTCGACTGGCCGGAAGTGACGCCGGTTGTTCAGCGGGCCGAACTCGAAGCGTGGGAGCGGGGCGGTTATTTGAAAGAAGAAGAGTTCGCGCGCGCCGTAGCCCTTGGTCTGTTCGATTATCTGCGCAAAAGCCGTTCGCAGGGCTACGTATTGTCCCTCAGTGGCGGTGCGGATTCATCCGCGATTGCCGCAACCGTATTTCTGATGATTCGGATGGCGGTTGAAAACATTGGTATTGACGGTGTGAAGAAAAAACTGGGCTACATCAAAGCCATTCAGGACTGCACCACGTCGGAAGAGATCATCGGGAAGCTGCTGACAGTGATGTATCAGGGAACCGAAAATTCGTCGGATGACACGTTCAACTCCGCCAAAGAACTCGCTGATGACATTGGGGCCACGTTCATGAATATCAACATCAACGGTCTGGTCGATACCTACCGGGGCCTGATTGAAGAACAGCTCGGCCGCAAACTGTCGTGGGATACCGACGATATAGCTCTGCAAAATATTCAGGCGCGGGTACGTGCCCCAAGTATCTGGATGCTGGCAAACCTGAATAACGCGTTGCTGCTCAGTACGTCGAACCGTTCCGAGGCCGCCGTTGGGTATGCCACGATGGATGGTGATACCGCCGGTAGCATCAGCCCGATCACGGGTATCGACAAGCATTTTCTGCGGGGCTGGCTACGCTGGCTCGAAACGGTAGGACTAAACGTCAAAAACGACTGGACCCCCGCTGATAGAACAGGCTCTTCGACCAACGATTCTGCCTCTGACCAGCTAATCAAAGTGCAGGGATTACACGCGGTAAACAACCTACAACCAACCGCCGAACTGCGCCCGCTGGACAAGAAACAGACCGACGAGCAGGACCTGATGCCTTATGACGTGCTGAACTCCATCGAAGAAGCCGCCATCCGCGACAAGAAACCACCGGTTGACGTATTGAAGATGATCGAAGTTCGCTACGCCGGACAGCATGATCGTGAACTATTGCTGGTTTGGGTTGAACGATTTTTCCGGCTCTGGAGCCGCAATCAGTGGAAGCGCGAACGCTACGCACCGTCGTTCCACCTGGACGATCATAACCTCGATCCACGCTCATGGTTACGCTTCCCAATCCTGTCGGGCGGTTTCGAGCGGGAGCTGGCCGAAATGCGCGAATGGGCCGCTGGTCAGGATCGAAACAGCCGGAAGGGTAAGATTGGCTTTTAG
- a CDS encoding metallophosphoesterase family protein: MNRRNVLKSASLLPFLPALSPTPDSNTVARKRSVRFAYVGDTHITPEAKPMESVAKCLQHVQSQADKPAFILHGGDVIMDALKQDQSAVQKQWDAWHTVVKANNTLPIEYCIGNHDVWGFEQAKNDPMYGKKWAVDLMRIGGRYRSFDRNGWHFIILDSVQPTPDGKWYTGFIDPEQLEWLKGDLAKTDTKTPVLVLSHIPIFSPTAFFSEQNVKNGDWTIPGALVLSNTPELLKLFYQYPNVKTALSGHMHLLDRVDYNGVTYLCNGAVCGNWWKSDVYQQTKAGYALIDLYDDGSVERTYLHYS; this comes from the coding sequence ATGAACCGTAGAAACGTACTCAAATCAGCCTCGTTACTTCCTTTTCTGCCTGCTTTATCGCCAACGCCTGATTCGAACACCGTTGCCCGCAAGCGTTCGGTTCGGTTTGCGTACGTTGGCGATACGCACATAACGCCCGAAGCCAAACCAATGGAGTCGGTAGCAAAGTGCTTGCAGCACGTGCAAAGTCAGGCCGACAAACCCGCTTTTATTTTGCACGGGGGCGATGTGATTATGGATGCGCTCAAACAGGACCAGTCCGCTGTTCAGAAACAGTGGGATGCCTGGCATACCGTTGTCAAAGCCAATAACACATTGCCTATCGAATATTGCATCGGTAACCATGACGTTTGGGGATTCGAACAAGCGAAAAATGATCCGATGTACGGGAAGAAGTGGGCTGTCGATTTGATGCGGATTGGTGGTCGATACCGTAGCTTTGACCGCAATGGCTGGCATTTTATTATTCTCGATAGCGTGCAACCAACCCCGGACGGGAAATGGTATACGGGCTTTATCGACCCTGAGCAACTGGAGTGGCTGAAAGGGGATCTGGCAAAAACGGATACCAAGACGCCCGTGCTGGTTCTGTCGCATATTCCGATTTTTAGTCCTACTGCATTTTTCAGCGAACAAAACGTTAAGAACGGTGACTGGACCATTCCGGGAGCGCTGGTTTTGTCGAATACGCCGGAATTATTAAAGCTATTTTACCAGTATCCTAACGTAAAAACGGCACTGAGCGGTCACATGCATTTGCTGGATCGCGTTGATTACAATGGGGTTACGTATCTGTGCAATGGTGCTGTCTGTGGGAATTGGTGGAAAAGCGACGTTTACCAACAGACGAAAGCCGGCTATGCCTTGATTGACCTCTACGACGACGGGAGCGTTGAGCGAACCTATCTGCATTACAGCTAA
- a CDS encoding AAA family ATPase — translation MITPEEFPYITSLYVNDCYAYKDFNIELHDYKPFSHLILTGKNGSGKSTILKTIDKHFAIWRGISQQNYLITINDPVKHLDRLKSSIKDQRKTKGEYSSEVTRTQTEIDFLSRINLNYKKGVDNFWVQNKVNTLYAFFQAKRVGEVTQVSTVTKETEFFNQLLGDDTSEKFVKKFKQYLVNKKVYQAFDQLDNNKTQLSESEEFFKRLTETFRSIFEDEDLNLVFIRESFEFFIQLSDGRRLTFDTLSEGFSALLSILMDLFMRVDLIRKQVGDYSYNPCGIVLIDEPETHLHLQLQEQVLPLLTSLFPNIQFIAATHSPAVIASIKQATIFDLTTKETRISEEAVGRSYSDLMMSHFGLNNEYSETADQIINQVNEVLNTLADKPIEMKTALQRIYDHQSAYLSPTLKVELELLIAQQEAQHNAHQ, via the coding sequence ATGATCACACCCGAAGAATTTCCATACATTACATCCTTGTACGTAAACGACTGTTACGCGTACAAGGATTTTAATATTGAATTACACGACTATAAACCATTCAGCCATTTGATCCTGACCGGAAAAAACGGTTCGGGGAAGAGTACGATTCTGAAAACGATTGATAAACACTTTGCTATTTGGCGTGGTATTAGTCAGCAAAATTATTTAATTACAATTAACGATCCTGTAAAACATCTGGATAGATTAAAATCTTCTATTAAAGATCAAAGAAAAACGAAAGGAGAGTACAGTTCAGAAGTAACTAGAACACAAACCGAAATTGATTTTTTAAGTAGAATTAATCTCAACTACAAAAAGGGAGTCGATAACTTCTGGGTACAAAATAAGGTAAATACTTTGTATGCCTTCTTTCAGGCTAAACGTGTTGGTGAAGTTACTCAAGTGAGTACTGTTACTAAAGAAACAGAATTTTTTAATCAACTTTTGGGAGATGATACCTCAGAGAAATTTGTAAAAAAATTTAAACAATACTTAGTTAATAAGAAAGTTTATCAGGCATTTGATCAATTAGATAATAATAAAACTCAACTTTCTGAATCTGAAGAATTTTTTAAAAGATTAACAGAGACTTTTCGTTCAATTTTTGAAGATGAGGACTTAAACTTAGTCTTTATTCGTGAAAGTTTTGAGTTTTTTATTCAACTTTCTGATGGTCGTAGATTGACATTCGATACGCTGTCGGAGGGATTTTCAGCCTTATTAAGTATCTTGATGGACTTGTTTATGCGAGTCGACCTCATTAGAAAGCAAGTCGGTGATTATAGCTATAATCCGTGTGGTATTGTCCTGATTGATGAACCGGAAACGCATCTTCATCTGCAATTGCAGGAACAAGTGCTACCGCTGCTGACCAGCCTGTTTCCCAACATTCAATTCATTGCTGCTACTCATTCGCCAGCTGTTATTGCCAGCATCAAGCAGGCTACCATCTTTGATCTGACAACAAAAGAAACGCGTATTAGTGAGGAAGCCGTTGGCCGAAGTTATTCTGATTTGATGATGTCACATTTTGGCTTAAACAACGAGTATTCTGAAACGGCAGATCAGATTATTAATCAAGTAAACGAAGTCCTTAATACGCTTGCAGATAAGCCCATTGAAATGAAGACTGCTCTACAGCGTATTTACGACCATCAGAGTGCTTATCTTTCTCCAACTCTCAAAGTTGAACTGGAATTACTGATTGCCCAGCAAGAAGCCCAACACAACGCCCACCAATGA
- a CDS encoding DMT family transporter codes for MQQLIPGLLFAALWASASVATKFGVKSVHPLVLAEVRFFIAGGGMLLFAYAIKRHKNAWPTGVEWRQLTIFALLNTTIYLGAFVLALKQVPAGIGSLSTATNPLFIALLSAVWLRRMPRWNELGGLVLGLIGVGVATYPLLQNSYATVEGLLILLGGMISVSAATVYYARIEWRLPNLVINGWQVFIGGLLLLPFVGLAAVLDPVAFSQSQYDLRFWASVFWLIVPVSVAALQLWFYLVRQDPIRASLWLFLCPIFGFAYSYLLMNEPITPYTVVGTTLVIGGLWLGRK; via the coding sequence ATGCAACAACTTATTCCCGGTTTGCTTTTTGCGGCTTTGTGGGCTTCGGCGTCGGTGGCTACTAAGTTTGGCGTAAAGTCGGTGCATCCGCTCGTTTTGGCTGAGGTACGCTTTTTCATCGCCGGGGGCGGCATGCTCCTGTTTGCCTATGCAATTAAACGACACAAAAATGCCTGGCCCACGGGCGTAGAGTGGCGACAGCTAACCATTTTTGCCCTGCTCAATACCACCATCTATCTAGGCGCTTTTGTATTGGCACTTAAGCAGGTGCCGGCGGGCATTGGTAGTTTATCGACGGCGACGAATCCGCTGTTTATTGCGCTGCTTTCGGCCGTGTGGTTGCGCCGAATGCCCCGTTGGAACGAACTGGGTGGATTGGTGCTTGGCCTGATTGGTGTAGGCGTGGCTACTTACCCGTTGCTCCAAAACAGCTACGCTACTGTTGAAGGATTGCTTATTCTGTTGGGTGGAATGATTTCCGTGTCGGCGGCAACGGTTTATTACGCCCGGATCGAGTGGCGACTACCCAATCTGGTTATCAACGGATGGCAGGTGTTTATCGGGGGGCTTCTCCTGCTTCCGTTTGTCGGGTTGGCTGCCGTGCTCGATCCCGTTGCTTTTAGCCAGTCGCAGTACGATTTACGCTTCTGGGCGTCGGTGTTCTGGCTGATTGTACCGGTATCAGTGGCTGCGCTGCAATTATGGTTCTATCTGGTCAGGCAGGACCCGATAAGGGCTTCGCTGTGGCTATTCCTCTGCCCGATCTTTGGTTTTGCCTACTCTTATTTGCTCATGAATGAACCCATTACGCCCTACACCGTCGTTGGTACGACCCTTGTGATCGGAGGTTTGTGGTTAGGACGAAAATAA
- a CDS encoding HD domain-containing protein produces MEIIASLFTQSGNDAYFGEPVTQLEHALQCAQLAEQAGADEETIVAAFLHDIGHLLPPELTEGDAAQGYMDGYGTIDHERLGADYLRQLGYSEKVAQLIKNHVNAKRYLVFRNPKYFARLSEASLKTLTFQGGPMSEAEALAFEANPYFKGILQLRSWDEQAKIPGLATPGADYYLAMGQKLIAG; encoded by the coding sequence ATGGAAATCATCGCCAGCCTTTTCACCCAGAGCGGAAATGACGCTTATTTCGGTGAGCCCGTAACGCAACTTGAACATGCGCTTCAATGCGCTCAACTGGCCGAGCAGGCTGGGGCCGATGAGGAAACCATTGTAGCGGCTTTTTTGCATGATATTGGTCATCTCTTACCCCCTGAGCTGACCGAAGGCGACGCGGCTCAAGGGTATATGGATGGTTACGGGACCATCGATCACGAGCGGCTTGGGGCGGACTATTTGCGGCAGCTTGGGTATTCCGAAAAAGTGGCTCAGTTGATCAAGAACCACGTCAATGCCAAGCGGTACCTCGTTTTCCGAAATCCAAAGTACTTTGCCCGTTTATCGGAGGCCAGTCTGAAAACACTCACGTTTCAGGGTGGACCGATGTCGGAAGCTGAAGCGCTGGCATTTGAAGCGAATCCGTATTTCAAAGGCATACTGCAATTGCGCTCCTGGGACGAGCAGGCCAAAATACCCGGCCTGGCAACGCCCGGTGCCGACTACTATCTGGCTATGGGACAAAAACTAATTGCTGGGTAG
- a CDS encoding AAA family ATPase, with product MKHVLILIGLSGSGKSTFARQFCAEHPNWLRVNRDDLRRGLLPVSLAEYWKTWPEQEINRIETLVNDLQQTAILEGLARGWHVLIDNTNLKLSYLNDYRRMLTRRFAEVKIQYKLIETPLEECIQRDQNRTDTVGEEVIRQQAERLNRLKSKFSFQPEVLTRSTVAHRVQDEALPRCVIVDIDGTIAIRGNRSPFDWHRVGIDTPKWPVIRFVQALQAAGYAIVFFSGRDAVCRPETVAWINWYLGWSEADYELFMRPVKDNRKDSYLKRELFERHIVGRYCVELVVDDRQQVVDMWRQTLGLTCVQVDYGDF from the coding sequence ATGAAACACGTTCTTATTTTAATCGGGCTGAGTGGTAGTGGAAAATCGACCTTTGCCCGACAATTCTGTGCGGAACATCCAAACTGGCTACGGGTCAATCGGGACGATCTCCGGCGCGGTTTGCTACCCGTTTCGTTGGCGGAGTACTGGAAAACCTGGCCTGAACAGGAAATAAATCGCATCGAAACGCTCGTCAATGACTTGCAGCAAACGGCTATTCTGGAAGGATTGGCGCGGGGATGGCACGTATTAATCGACAATACGAACCTGAAACTAAGCTACCTCAACGATTACCGCCGAATGCTCACGCGTCGCTTTGCGGAGGTGAAAATCCAGTATAAATTAATCGAAACGCCCCTGGAGGAATGCATCCAGCGCGACCAGAATCGAACCGATACCGTAGGAGAGGAAGTCATTCGACAGCAGGCCGAACGGCTCAATCGGCTAAAAAGTAAATTTTCGTTTCAACCCGAAGTGCTGACCCGGAGTACGGTGGCCCATCGGGTGCAGGACGAGGCCTTACCGCGTTGCGTCATTGTTGACATCGACGGGACGATAGCCATACGCGGAAACCGGTCGCCCTTTGACTGGCATCGGGTGGGTATCGATACCCCCAAGTGGCCTGTTATTCGTTTTGTTCAGGCATTACAGGCTGCCGGGTATGCCATCGTGTTCTTTTCGGGTCGGGATGCGGTTTGTCGTCCCGAAACCGTAGCCTGGATCAACTGGTATCTGGGCTGGTCGGAGGCCGATTACGAATTATTTATGCGGCCCGTAAAAGACAATCGCAAAGATTCTTACCTAAAACGGGAGCTGTTTGAACGGCATATTGTCGGTCGATATTGCGTCGAACTGGTTGTGGATGACCGCCAACAGGTAGTGGACATGTGGCGACAAACCCTGGGCTTAACCTGCGTTCAGGTCGATTACGGCGATTTTTAG